A stretch of Microtus pennsylvanicus isolate mMicPen1 chromosome 5, mMicPen1.hap1, whole genome shotgun sequence DNA encodes these proteins:
- the Srsf12 gene encoding serine/arginine-rich splicing factor 12, with product MSRYTRPPNTSLFVRNVADATRPEDLRREFGRYGPIVDVYIPLDFYTRRPRGFAYLMFEDVRDAEDALYNLNRKWVCGRQIEIQFAQGDRKTPGQMKSKERHLCSPSDHRRSRSPSQRRSRSRSSSWGRDRRRSDSLKESRHRRSSYSQSKSRSKSLPRQSTSARQSRTPRRNSGSRGRSRSKSLPKRSKSIEKSESRSPPKQTGSGAKSRPHGRHCDSIARSPCKSPRGYTSSGTKTQTAKHSHFPSHSRSRGYHHKNSW from the exons ATGTCTCGCTACACCAGGCCCCCCAACACCTCCCTGTTCGTCAGGAACGTCGCCGACGCCACTAG GCCCGAGGACCTACGCCGAGAGTTCGGTCGGTACGGCCCCATAGTGGACGTTTACATCCCGCTTGACTTCTACACTCGCCGCCCCCGAGGGTTCGCCTAT CTCATGTTTGAAGATGTTCGAGATGCTGAAGACGCACTCTATAACCTCAATAGGAAGTGGGTCTGTGGCCGGCAAATCGAGATACAGTTTGCCCAAGGTGATCGCAAAA CACCCGGGCAAATGAAGTCGAAGGAACGCCACCTGTGCTCGCCGAGTGATCACAGGAGATCCCGAAGCCCCAGCCAGAGGAGGTCTCGAAGTCGAAGTTCATCGTGGGGCAGAGACCGGAGGCGCTCAGACAGCCTGaaaga GTCTCGACACAGGCGATCTTCCTACAGTCAGTCTAAATCCCGCTCCAAATCACTACCAAGGCAGTCTACCTCAGCAAGGCAGTCGAGAACACCGAGAAGGAATTCTGGATCTAGAGGCCGGTCAAGATCCAAGTCCTTACCGAAAAGGTCCAAGTCAATAGAAAAATCAGAGTCACGCTCACCCCCAAAGCAGACTGGCTCAGGAGCAAAATCCAGACCACATGGACGGCACTGTGATTCCATCGCAAGATCCCCATGCAAGTCTCCCAGAGGGTACACCAGCTCCGGaaccaagacacagacagcaaagCATTCTCACTTTCCGTCGCACTCCAGATCACGGGGTTACCACCATAAAAACAGTTGGTGA